The following is a genomic window from Salvelinus fontinalis isolate EN_2023a chromosome 11, ASM2944872v1, whole genome shotgun sequence.
gACCAGGTGTTCCTGTCAGTGGTAGCTGAattatatctagaaacacatctaaaaccaggtgttccagtcagtggtagctgggttatatctagaaacacatctaaaaccaggtgttccagtcagtggtagctggattatatctagaaacacatctaaaaccaggtgttccagtcagtggtagctggattatatctagaaacacatctaaaaccaggtgttccagtcagtggtagctggattatatctagaaacacatctaaaacCAGGTGTTCCTGTCAGTGGTAGTtggattatatctagaaacacatctaaaaccaggtgttccagtcagtggtagttggattatatctagaaacacatctaagaccaggtgttccagtcagtggtggttggattatatctagaaacacatctaagACCAGGTGTTCCTGTCAGTGGTAGCTGAattatatctagaaacacatctaaaaccaggtgttccagtcagtggtggttggattatatctagaaacacatctaaaacCAGGAGTTCCTGTCAGTGGTAGCTGGATTATATCTAGGAACACATCTAAAACCAGGTGTTCCTGTCAATGGTAGCtggattatatctagaaacacatctaagaccaggtgttccagtcagtggtagctggattatatctagaaacacatctaaacctaaccaggtgttccagtcagtggtagctggattatatctagaaacacatctaaaaccaggtgttccagtcagtggtagctggattatatctagaaacagtggtagctggattatatctagaaacacatctaaaacCAGGTGTTCCTGTCAGTGGTAGTtggattatatctagaaacacatctaaaacCAGGTGTTCCTGTCAGTGGTAGTtggattatatctagaaacacatctaagaccaggtgttccagtcagtggtagctggattatatctagaaacacatctaaaacCAGGTGTTCCTGTCAGTGGTAGTTGGATTATATCTAAAAACACATCTAAaaccaggtgttccagtcagtggtagctgggttatatctagaaacacatctaaaaccaggtgttccagtcagtggtagctggattatatctagaaacacatctaagACCAGGTGTTCCTGTCAGTGGTAGCTGAattatatctagaaacacatctaaaaccaggtgttccagtcagtggtagctgggttatatctagaaacacatctaaaaccaggtgttccagtcagtggtagttggattatatctagaaacacatctaaaaccaggtgttccagtcagtggtagctggattatatctagaaacacatctaaaacCAGATGTTTCTGTCAGTGTTAGTTGGATTATATCTAGAAACGCATCTAAAACCAGGTGTTCCTGTCAGTGGTAGCtggattatatctagaaacacatctaaaaccaggtgttccagtcagtggtagctggattatatctagaaacacatctaaaaccaggtgttccagtcagtggtagctggattatatctagaaacacatctaagACCAGGTGTTCCTGTCAATGGTAGCtggattatatctagaaacagtggtagctggattatatctagaaacacatctaaacctaaccaggtgttccagtcagtggtagctggattatatctagaaacacatctaaaacCAGGTGTTCCAATCAGTGGTAGCTGGATTATATATAGAAACATATCTAAAACCAGGTGTTCCTGTCTGTGGTAGCTGGATTCtatctagaaacacatctaaaaccaggtgttccagtcagtggtagctggattatatctagaaacacatctaaaaccaggtgttccagtcagtggtagctgggttatatctagaaacacatctaaaaccaggtgttccagtcagtggtagctggattatatctagaaacacatctaagACCAGGTGTTCCTGTCAGTGGTAGCTGAattatatctagaaacacatctaaaaccaggtgttccagtcagtggtagctgggttatatctagaaacacatctaaaaccaggtgttccagtcagtggtagttggattatatctagaaacacatctaaaaccaggtgttccagtcagtggtagctggattatatctagaaacacatctaaaacCAGATGTTTCTGTCAGTGGTAGTTGGATTATATCTAGAAACGCATCTAAAACCAGGTGTTCCTGTCAGTGGTAGCtggattatatctagaaacatctaaaaccaggtgttccagtcagtggtagctggattatatctagaaacacatctaaaaccaggtgttccagtcagtggtagctggattatatctagaaacacatctaaaaccaggtgttccagtcagtggtaGCTGGATTATATATAGAAACACATCTAAAACCAGGTGTTCCTGTCTGTGGTAGCTGGATTCtatctagaaacacatctaaaaccaggtgttccagtcagtggtagctggattatatctagaaacacatctaagaccaggtgttccagtcagtggtagctggattatatctagaaacacatctaaaaccaggtgttccagtcagtggtagctggattatatctagaaacacatctaaaaccaggtgttcctgtcagtggtagctggattatatctagaaacagcggtagctggattatatctagaaacacatctaaaacCAGGTGTTCCTTTCAGTGGTAGTtggattatatctagaaacacatctaaaaccaggtgttccagtcagtggtagctggattatatctagaaacacatctaaaacCAGATGTTTCTGTCAGTGGTAGTTGGATTATATCTAGAAACGCATCTAAAACCAGGTGTTCCTGTCAGTGGTAGCTGGATTATATCTGGAAACACATCTAAaaccaggtgttccagtcagtggtagctggattatatctagaaacacatctaaaaccaggtgttccagtcagtggtagctggattatatctagaaacacatctaagACCAGGTGTTCCTGTCAATGGTAGCtggattatatctagaaacagtggtagctggattatatctagaaacacatctaaacctaaccaggtgttccagtcagtggtagctggattctatctagaaacacatctaaaaccaggtgttccagtcagtggtagctggattatatctagaaacacatctaaaaccaggtgttccagtcagtggtagctggattatatctagaaacacatctaaaaccaggtgttccagtcagtggtagctggattatatctagaaacacatctaaaaccaggtgttcctgtcagtggtagctggattatatctagaagcagtggtagctggattatatctagaaacacaCCTTTTTGTTGGTTTGAGATTCAGACAAATAATGTACTGTTTTAAACCCCATGAAATGTCCTGTGTCTTTTAGAATCCAGAATTGACGTGCTCGACTCAATAGTTCCTCAACGTATTTGGGTGCAGGGTTCAAAGGACACATCAACTGTTCTGTCCGTTGTTTTCAGATGGATCTTTTCCtgttgatgctgctgctgcttctaaTGTCTTGTTCCGTCTCTCTGATCTCTTCCAGGTTGGAGGCAATAAGCACACCATGAGTGACCACACGCACGTGGGAAACCACCAACAGATCCACGTTCAACAGCTGTTTGAGGAGAACAGCAACAAACGGACAGTGTTGACTGCACAGCCCAATGGGTTGACCTCTGTGGGCCGGGCAGGGCTACCGCTGCCTGACCGACAGCAGCCCGACATCACCACTACCACGGCCCAGTGTCGGCAGGGCAGCTCAGCTTCCCTCAAGTCCACCGACAGCAAGCCTCAGCCGGCCACCCTGACCCCGGAGCAGGCCATGAAGCAGTTCATGCCCAAGCTGACGGCCTTCGAGCACCATGAGATCTTCAGCTACCCAGAGGTGTATTTCGCTGGCCCCAACGCCAAGAAGAGGCCGGGGGTGATCGGGGGGTCCAACAACGGAGGCTACGATGACGATCAGGGCTCCTACATCCAGGTGCCCCACGACCACGTCTCCTACCGCTACGAGGTTCTCAAGGTGATCGGCAAGGGCAGTTTCGGTCAGGTGGTGAAGGCCTACGACCACAAGGCCCACTGCCATGTGGCGCTGAAGATGGTGAGGAATGAGAAGAGGTTCCACCGCCAGGCGGCGGAGGAGATCCGGATCCTGGAGCACCTGAGGAAGCAGGACAAAGACTCCACCATGAACGTGATCCACATGCTGGAGAACTTCACATTCCGTAACCACATCTGCATGACCTTTGAACTCCTCAGCATGAACCTCTACGAGCTCATCAAGAAGAACAAGTTCCAGGGCTTCAGCTTGCCGCTCGTCAGGAAGTTCGCCCACTCTATCCTGCAGTGTCTGGACTCGCTGCACAAGAACCGGATCATCCACTGTGACCTGAAGCCAGAGAACATTCTCCTGAAGCAGCAGGGACGCAGCGGGATCAAGGTCATCGACTTTGGCTCCAGCTGCTACGAGCACCAGCGGGTTTACACCTACATCCAGTCTCGTTTTTACAGAGCTCCCGAGGTCATCCTGGGGTCACGCTATGGGATGCCTATTGACATGTGGAGCCTGGGCTGTATCTTGGCAGAGTTGCTCACCGGGTACCCTCTGGTGCCGGGAGAAGACGAAGGGGATCAGCTGGCATGCGTCATCGAGCTGCTGGGCATGCCCTCGCAGAAACTTCTGGACTCTTCCAAGAGAGCCAAGAACTTTGTGAGCTCCAAGGGTTACCCCCGGTACTGCGCGGTGACGACCCTGCCGGACGGCTCGGTGGTGCTGAACGGGGGGCGCTCCCGCCGGGGCAAGCTGAGGGGACCGCCGGGGAGCAAGGAGTGGGTGACGGCCTTGAAGGGCTGCGATGACCCTCTGTTCCTGGACTTCATCAAGCAGTGTCTGGAGTGGGACCCTGCCGTGCGCATGACCCCCAGCCAGGCCCTCAGGCACCCCTGGCTCAGGAGGCGCTTGCCCAAACCTCCCACGGGGGACAAAACGGCGGTGAAGCGTATCACCGACGGGGGCTCTGGTGCTATCACGTCAATCTCCAAATTACCCCCCACCTCGGGCTCCACCTCCAAGATAAGGACTAACCTGGCACAAATGACGGACGCTAACGGGAACATCCAACAGAGGACAGTGTTGCCAAAACTAGTCAGTTGAAGGAACTGTAAACAACGCTAGTTCGTCGTCTAATCTAGGATATCTCTTTCTTACTGGTTTTGGTTTGTTTTTTAAATGGAGAGATGATTGTGTTTCTATCTCTGAGAGCAAAAAACAACCGGGGAAGCCGAACAGTACTAGTCACAGTACTAGTCACAGTACTAGTCACAGTACTAGTCACAGTACTAGTCACAGTACTCAACCGTGTGGTGTTTAGACAGAGGGGTTTATTCCGCGTTATTATTCACTGCATCATTGTTTAGCAGCTCTGTAGCAGCATTTATCTAAAATATAAACAAGACAACAACATGAAAGTGGTGATCATGAAGGGAACAATGCTTTTAGGTGTTTCGTCTCAGGACTGGGTGCTATGACGGGGCTGGTGGATACCGTTCACACAATCTGGCCCAAGCAGAGATGAATAACCTGGGCATGATAGTGGAGAATAACAGAATGGGTGGCTGGCCACGATAAACACATGTCGATAACTAACTCATATCAGACAGCCTGAAGATATTTAGGTTCTGCTTCTCTACCGTATCTCATTGATATTGTGACATTAAATAGCTGTGAGAAAGGtgtttttttttataagataatagtatgatgaggggagaggagaggagagaagaagggaggggagaggagagaagaagagggagaaggtagggggagagaagaagggggagaggagggagaggaagcggggggagaggagagaagaagggggagaggagggagaggagagaagaagggggagaggagggagaggagaggaggggggagatgagaggaagggagggaagaggagagaagaagggggagaggagaggagaggagagaagaagggggagaggagggagaggagagaagaagggggagaggagggagaggagagggggggagaggagaggaatggcaTCTATCAAAATATGAGCTGTTGTAAGTTATAAGGTGCTATTCCTTGGTACAGCTGCTGTGAACTGTATATCCTCACAGCAAAACAATGGTGCTTTTTATTGGACAATGGATGTACAGAGGATTTTGGAGCAAAAATGTCTACTTTGTTTTGTTCTAGCAGATCATTGGATGATTAGAAACGACATGTGCTGAGGCAGAGTAGAGATGAGGTGAAGTGGCTTTGAATATTATAATGTCCTCGTCAGAGAGGACTGTGTCTGTGTTGAAGGACTGTGTCTGTGTTGAAGGACTGTGGATATTATAATGTCCTCATCAGAGAGGACTGTGTCTGTGTTGAAGGACTGTGTCTGTGTTGAaggactgtgtctgtgtttgaagGACTGTGTCTGTGTTGAAGGACTGTGGATATTATAATGTCCTCATCAGAGAGGACTGTGTCTGTGTTGAAGGACTGTGTCTGTGTTGAAGGACTGTGTCTGTGTTGATGGACTGTGTCTGTGTTGAAGGACTGTGTCTGTGTTGAAGGACTGTGTCTGTGTTGAAGAACTGTGTCTGTGTTGAAGGACTGTGGATATTATGATGTCCTCATCAGAGAGGACTGTGTCTGTGTTGAAGGACTGTGTCTGTGTTGAAGGACTGTGGATATTATGATGTCCTCGTCAGAGAGGACTGTGTCTTAGTTGAAGGACTGTGTCTGTGTTGAAGGACTGTGTCTGTGTTGAAGGACTGTGTCTGTGTTGAAGGACTGTGTCTGTGTTGAAGGACTGTGTCTGTGTTGAAGGACTGTGGATATTATGATGTCCTCGTCAGAGAGGACTGTGTCTGTGTTGAAGGACTGTGTCTGTGTTGAAGGACTGTGTCTGTGTTGAAGGACTGTGTCTGTGTTGAAGGACTGTGTCTGTGTTGAAGGACTGATCTAGGGTCAggctgggtaggtaggtaggggctgtgtctgtgttgaaggactgatctagggtcaggctgggtaggtaggtaggggctgtgtctgtgttgaaggactgatctagggtcaggctgggtaggtaggtaggggctgtgtctgtgttgaaggactgatctagggtcaggctgggtaggtaggtaggggctgtgtctgtgttgaaggactgatctagggtcaggctgggtaggtaggtaggggctgtgtctgtgttgaaggactgatctagggtcaggctgggtaggtaggtaggggctgtgtctgtgttgaaggactgatctagggtcaggctgggtaggtaggtaggggctgtgtctgtgttgaaggactgatctagggtcaggctgggtaggtaggtaggtaggggctgtgtctgtgttgaaggactgatctagggtcaggctgggtaggtaggggctgtgtctgtgttgaaggactgatctagggtcaggctgggtaggtaggtaggggctgtgtctgtgttgaaggactgatctagggtcaggctgggtaggtaggtaggggctgtgtctgtgttgaaggactgatctagggtcaggctgggtaggtaggtaggggctgtgtctgtgttgaaggactgatctagggtcaggctgggtaggtaggtaggggctgtgtctgtgttgaaggactgatctagggtcaggctgggtaggtaggtaggggctGTGTCTGTTGAAGGACTGATCTAGGGTCAggctgggtaggtaggtaggggctgtgtctgtgttgaaggactgatctagggtcaggctgggcaggtaggtaggggctgtgtctgtgttgaaggactgatctagggtcaggctgggtaggtaggtaggggctgtgtctgtgttgaaggactgatctagggtcaggctgggtaggtaggtaggggctGCATATACTTGAATAGAAGGTGTCCTTCAGAGTCTGGGGTTGTCTCAGTAATACTCCGGGTTGTAGTGAAAGTCAGTTAGTGTTATAACACGTGGTTATAAAGCACTCTGATGAATCAGGACTTAAGGTTGACTCATGTAGCTTTTTGAATTGCTTAGCTTCTACCAT
Proteins encoded in this region:
- the LOC129864907 gene encoding dual specificity tyrosine-phosphorylation-regulated kinase 2 isoform X1, with the translated sequence MLSKKPYAAVYPTGKGGEICQLQSSPGIGVGGPRVGAATDPPSPVTLPPLRNIKSLTVGGNKHTMSDHTHVGNHQQIHVQQLFEENSNKRTVLTAQPNGLTSVGRAGLPLPDRQQPDITTTTAQCRQGSSASLKSTDSKPQPATLTPEQAMKQFMPKLTAFEHHEIFSYPEVYFAGPNAKKRPGVIGGSNNGGYDDDQGSYIQVPHDHVSYRYEVLKVIGKGSFGQVVKAYDHKAHCHVALKMVRNEKRFHRQAAEEIRILEHLRKQDKDSTMNVIHMLENFTFRNHICMTFELLSMNLYELIKKNKFQGFSLPLVRKFAHSILQCLDSLHKNRIIHCDLKPENILLKQQGRSGIKVIDFGSSCYEHQRVYTYIQSRFYRAPEVILGSRYGMPIDMWSLGCILAELLTGYPLVPGEDEGDQLACVIELLGMPSQKLLDSSKRAKNFVSSKGYPRYCAVTTLPDGSVVLNGGRSRRGKLRGPPGSKEWVTALKGCDDPLFLDFIKQCLEWDPAVRMTPSQALRHPWLRRRLPKPPTGDKTAVKRITDGGSGAITSISKLPPTSGSTSKIRTNLAQMTDANGNIQQRTVLPKLVS
- the LOC129864907 gene encoding dual specificity tyrosine-phosphorylation-regulated kinase 2 isoform X2, whose protein sequence is MSDHTHVGNHQQIHVQQLFEENSNKRTVLTAQPNGLTSVGRAGLPLPDRQQPDITTTTAQCRQGSSASLKSTDSKPQPATLTPEQAMKQFMPKLTAFEHHEIFSYPEVYFAGPNAKKRPGVIGGSNNGGYDDDQGSYIQVPHDHVSYRYEVLKVIGKGSFGQVVKAYDHKAHCHVALKMVRNEKRFHRQAAEEIRILEHLRKQDKDSTMNVIHMLENFTFRNHICMTFELLSMNLYELIKKNKFQGFSLPLVRKFAHSILQCLDSLHKNRIIHCDLKPENILLKQQGRSGIKVIDFGSSCYEHQRVYTYIQSRFYRAPEVILGSRYGMPIDMWSLGCILAELLTGYPLVPGEDEGDQLACVIELLGMPSQKLLDSSKRAKNFVSSKGYPRYCAVTTLPDGSVVLNGGRSRRGKLRGPPGSKEWVTALKGCDDPLFLDFIKQCLEWDPAVRMTPSQALRHPWLRRRLPKPPTGDKTAVKRITDGGSGAITSISKLPPTSGSTSKIRTNLAQMTDANGNIQQRTVLPKLVS